In one window of Candidatus Rubrimentiphilum sp. DNA:
- the nuoK gene encoding NADH-quinone oxidoreductase subunit NuoK, with product MHPELLPVALGNYIGLSAVIFFIGVAGVLLRRNPLIMLMSIELMWNAANLLFLAFARAWLNNAGHIFAFLVITVAAAEAAIGLAIVVIVFRNRSNVDVDEVAAMKG from the coding sequence ATGCATCCCGAGCTGCTGCCGGTCGCGCTTGGGAATTACATCGGCTTATCGGCGGTGATTTTCTTCATCGGCGTGGCCGGCGTCTTGTTGCGGCGCAACCCGCTCATCATGCTCATGAGCATCGAGCTCATGTGGAATGCCGCCAACTTGTTGTTCCTCGCTTTTGCTCGGGCCTGGCTAAATAACGCCGGCCACATCTTCGCGTTTCTGGTCATCACCGTTGCGGCCGCGGAAGCAGCGATCGGTCTTGCGATCGTCGTCATCGTATTCCGTAATCGGTCAAATGTGGACGTTGACGAAGTGGCGGCGATGAAAGGATGA
- a CDS encoding tetratricopeptide repeat protein, giving the protein MQRFTFAVLAVFCLAAVPAGALRAGTVVVNPQDRAVLPSDPLGAVQAARERVAAGDLDGAIRELGIYVAGHPGEVGPERLLGDLYYRHGELNRAEEQYRHILTYAPKDKETHNRLGSVYATENKLDAAIDEFNRSLPGTDSVPDLVLLHIRKGDFDRYKYEREKATIDYPTDPDAALELGQLYLSVHQTDLALRYFARALSEDPSSLQALNDLGRAYLDQQNYDMAIDAFGKCLGRDPSNYACADNLGASYLESKQYALAANILTIAHRLQPERGEALVNIGYLSDVNGDWKKAVAYYVQSMTVYPYAPEAYINLGLDYNSHGFYELAQSALLKGLAVAPEDGRLHFILGDVYSRQGNQTMAAQQFKLAAGSYDPTVQVLAKERVAALEHTGLRVTP; this is encoded by the coding sequence ATGCAGCGATTCACGTTTGCGGTCTTAGCGGTGTTCTGTTTGGCGGCGGTACCCGCAGGCGCGCTGCGCGCCGGGACGGTCGTCGTCAACCCGCAAGATCGAGCCGTCCTACCATCCGACCCTCTGGGAGCAGTTCAGGCTGCGCGCGAGCGAGTCGCTGCCGGCGACCTTGACGGCGCCATTCGCGAGCTTGGGATCTACGTAGCGGGGCATCCCGGGGAAGTCGGACCCGAGCGCTTGCTTGGAGATCTGTATTACCGGCACGGCGAGCTGAACCGCGCTGAAGAGCAATACAGACACATCCTCACCTACGCGCCCAAAGATAAAGAGACGCACAACCGGCTCGGCTCGGTGTACGCGACCGAAAACAAACTGGACGCGGCAATCGATGAGTTCAATCGCAGCCTGCCGGGGACCGACTCGGTTCCGGACCTCGTGCTTTTGCATATTCGCAAAGGCGATTTCGATCGTTATAAATACGAACGCGAAAAAGCGACGATAGACTATCCGACCGACCCCGACGCGGCGTTAGAGCTGGGGCAGCTCTACTTGTCCGTTCACCAGACCGATCTCGCCCTGAGATATTTCGCGCGCGCGCTGAGCGAAGATCCCAGTTCGCTGCAAGCGCTTAACGACTTGGGCCGCGCCTATCTCGATCAGCAGAACTACGACATGGCGATCGACGCATTCGGAAAGTGCTTAGGCCGCGATCCCAGCAACTACGCGTGCGCGGATAACTTGGGCGCATCCTATCTTGAAAGCAAGCAGTACGCGCTGGCCGCCAATATTCTGACCATCGCGCACCGTCTGCAACCCGAACGCGGCGAGGCGCTCGTCAACATCGGTTACTTGTCCGACGTTAACGGCGACTGGAAAAAGGCTGTTGCGTATTACGTGCAATCGATGACCGTCTATCCGTATGCACCCGAGGCGTATATCAACCTGGGCCTGGACTACAATAGTCACGGCTTTTACGAACTCGCGCAGTCCGCGTTGCTGAAGGGGCTGGCCGTAGCGCCCGAAGACGGACGGCTGCACTTCATCTTAGGCGACGTCTATTCGCGTCAGGGCAACCAGACTATGGCGGCCCAGCAATTCAAACTAGCTGCGGGTTCCTACGATCCGACGGTACAAGTTCTGGCCAAAGAACGCGTCGCGGCGCTCGAACACACCGGTCTGCGGGTTACGCCCTAG
- a CDS encoding NADH-quinone oxidoreductase subunit M encodes MVLVLILLPIVVGCALFALPKTDRTISRIAGCAVAALTFALPLVAHSDGAFTVRWLSRPFTSSLHFAWSGVSLWLVLLLALCTFCAILATNLTQTRTMIALLLLLEGTMMGVFTARDVLAFALFWDLMLIPPFFALVEWGAHRETAWRFIIYNFSGGLTLLLATAAFGILSGSTDVIGSTHQFTGAWAPWIFAGFAFAFAVKTPLWPLHTWMPITYAETPSPMVAVISAVQSKAGVYGFIVIALPFLRSAMIEFRGLLIVLALISLLYGAYIALTQTDGKRIVAYSSLSHLGLIVLAIASLNPIAIQGAIVYIVAHGLFSAALFLILGYIEEREETRSILQLGGLGKNNPKLAGAFTIAALAALGLPGLAGFVGEIVILTGVFRAGYFWPALIALVPIVIASAYMLRLLQDAINGPEVPDLPKRPDLTLIEGLAVAPLLVALLVIGIYPHAILAAMVR; translated from the coding sequence ATGGTTCTCGTGCTGATCCTGCTGCCAATCGTGGTAGGCTGCGCGCTGTTCGCACTGCCGAAAACCGATCGCACGATCAGCCGCATTGCCGGCTGCGCCGTGGCTGCGCTGACGTTCGCGCTGCCGCTCGTAGCACACAGCGACGGAGCGTTCACCGTGCGCTGGCTGTCCCGCCCGTTTACCTCTTCGCTGCATTTCGCGTGGAGCGGCGTTTCGCTGTGGCTGGTCCTGTTGCTGGCACTCTGCACGTTCTGTGCGATTCTCGCAACGAATTTGACGCAGACGCGCACGATGATCGCGTTGCTGCTGCTGCTCGAAGGCACGATGATGGGCGTATTCACGGCGCGCGATGTGCTGGCGTTCGCGCTGTTCTGGGATCTGATGCTCATTCCGCCGTTCTTTGCGCTGGTAGAGTGGGGGGCGCACCGCGAAACGGCGTGGCGCTTCATCATCTATAATTTCTCCGGCGGTTTAACGCTGTTGCTCGCGACGGCGGCCTTCGGCATTCTGAGCGGATCGACGGACGTCATCGGTTCGACGCATCAATTCACGGGCGCGTGGGCGCCGTGGATCTTTGCCGGATTTGCATTTGCGTTTGCGGTGAAAACGCCGCTTTGGCCGCTCCACACGTGGATGCCGATCACCTACGCCGAAACGCCTTCACCGATGGTCGCGGTGATCAGCGCCGTGCAGTCCAAAGCCGGTGTGTACGGTTTCATCGTTATCGCGCTGCCGTTCTTACGCAGCGCGATGATCGAGTTCCGCGGCCTGCTCATAGTCTTGGCGTTGATCTCGCTGCTCTACGGCGCGTATATCGCTTTGACACAGACCGACGGAAAACGCATCGTCGCCTACTCCTCGCTCTCGCACCTGGGGTTAATTGTCTTGGCGATCGCAAGCCTCAATCCAATCGCCATACAAGGCGCGATCGTCTACATTGTCGCGCACGGGCTCTTTAGCGCCGCGCTCTTCCTGATACTCGGCTACATTGAGGAGCGTGAAGAGACGCGCTCGATTCTGCAGCTCGGCGGGCTGGGAAAGAATAATCCGAAACTGGCCGGCGCGTTTACCATCGCCGCGCTGGCTGCGCTGGGGCTGCCCGGGCTGGCCGGATTCGTCGGCGAGATCGTGATTTTGACCGGCGTCTTCCGCGCCGGATACTTTTGGCCGGCGCTGATCGCGCTCGTTCCGATCGTGATCGCCTCGGCATACATGCTGCGGCTGCTGCAAGACGCGATCAACGGTCCGGAGGTTCCCGATCTGCCGAAGCGGCCGGACTTGACGCTCATCGAGGGCCTCGCGGTCGCGCCGCTGCTGGTTGCGCTGCTCGTGATCGGGATTTATCCGCATGCTATCTTAGCCGCAATGGTGCGTTGA
- a CDS encoding aldo/keto reductase, with amino-acid sequence MHYRTYPNSDVTVSEVGFGLWTTATDWWGKKSEAEATALLHEAFDLGVTLFDAADVYGNGRSEEQLAAAFAGRRDRVVYATKFGYDFYNNPDAKRGERELPQDISPKFVRFALEESLRRLQTDCIDIYQLHNARLTQIENDALFELLEEFKAEGKIRMYGIALGPAIGWLYEGVDAVEKRNIASLQIIWNMLEQYPGNAQIQAARDADSDTGYMIRVPHSSGMLEGKYTEDTVFPEGDHRRHRPRSWLLNGVKKVEQLRFLETPQRTLGQAAIQWILDEPRVMTVLPNIYDREQLVEFAKAGDAPPLTSDELARVAQLYAANFGIEEPPMSFKGTMTRERATV; translated from the coding sequence ATGCACTACCGGACCTACCCCAACAGCGACGTGACCGTCAGCGAAGTCGGCTTCGGCCTGTGGACGACCGCCACGGATTGGTGGGGCAAGAAAAGCGAAGCCGAGGCGACCGCTTTGCTGCACGAGGCCTTCGATCTCGGTGTGACGCTCTTCGACGCCGCCGATGTCTACGGCAACGGGCGAAGCGAGGAGCAACTTGCCGCGGCCTTCGCCGGGCGGCGCGACCGCGTCGTCTACGCGACGAAGTTCGGGTACGATTTTTATAACAATCCCGACGCTAAGCGCGGCGAGCGCGAGCTGCCGCAAGACATCTCGCCGAAGTTCGTGCGCTTCGCGTTGGAAGAATCGCTGCGGCGTTTGCAGACTGACTGCATCGACATCTACCAGTTGCACAACGCCCGGCTGACGCAGATCGAGAACGACGCGCTCTTCGAACTGCTCGAAGAGTTCAAAGCCGAAGGCAAGATTCGCATGTACGGTATCGCATTGGGTCCGGCGATCGGCTGGCTCTACGAGGGCGTGGATGCGGTTGAGAAACGCAACATCGCCTCGCTGCAGATCATTTGGAACATGCTGGAACAGTATCCGGGCAACGCGCAGATACAGGCGGCGCGCGACGCCGATTCAGACACCGGCTACATGATCCGCGTTCCTCACTCGAGCGGTATGCTCGAGGGAAAGTACACCGAGGACACGGTCTTCCCCGAAGGGGACCATCGACGCCACCGTCCGCGCTCGTGGCTGCTCAACGGCGTGAAGAAAGTCGAACAGCTGCGCTTTTTGGAAACGCCGCAACGCACGCTCGGGCAAGCTGCGATTCAATGGATCCTGGACGAACCGCGCGTCATGACGGTACTGCCGAACATTTACGACCGCGAGCAGCTCGTCGAATTCGCGAAGGCCGGCGACGCCCCGCCGCTTACGAGCGACGAACTCGCCCGCGTCGCGCAACTCTACGCGGCCAACTTCGGCATCGAAGAGCCGCCGATGTCGTTTAAAGGCACCATGACGCGAGAAAGGGCTACCGTATAA
- a CDS encoding RidA family protein — MSEPIRTEKGPPPIGPYSQAIRANGYVFVSGMIPIDPQTGKLAGSDVAAQAERALQNLGAVLEAAGLGFDDVVKTTVFLLDMNDFAPMNAVYAKYFDANKPARSTVAVAGLPKGARVEIDAIAATR; from the coding sequence ATGTCTGAACCGATCCGCACGGAAAAAGGTCCCCCACCCATCGGTCCGTACAGCCAGGCGATTCGCGCGAACGGTTACGTCTTCGTTAGCGGCATGATCCCGATCGATCCGCAAACCGGAAAACTCGCCGGCTCGGATGTCGCGGCGCAAGCCGAGCGCGCCTTGCAAAATCTCGGCGCCGTCCTTGAAGCTGCGGGCCTCGGTTTCGACGATGTCGTCAAAACAACGGTGTTCTTGCTGGATATGAACGACTTCGCGCCCATGAATGCCGTCTACGCCAAATACTTTGACGCGAACAAACCCGCACGCTCGACCGTCGCGGTTGCCGGTTTACCGAAAGGCGCTCGCGTCGAGATCGACGCTATTGCCGCAACGCGCTAG
- a CDS encoding NADH-quinone oxidoreductase subunit N produces MPNFIAHEDWLAVLPLLMVGAGALAVLLVDLIWPKNAPRFVSIAIGMAVLVAAGAFAATTYGHNYNAFNGGFVLGGFAVVFEEIIVFAAIVSLALYGTFGKSDRMAGVTALMLWSTSGAMLMAGAANLMTIFLGLELLSLALYCLCGLADRPTSQESALKYLILSSTASGFLLFGMALLFGATGSVTLASLAAPSLVSNPLYWLGGGFFLAGIAFKLSLMPFHVWSPDVYEGAPLPVTAFMSVVTKAGALAVFARFAYALPAGHKMLLPFFVIAGISMIGGNLAMLAQTDLKRLLAYSGIAQAGYMVAALAGASALGMRYAIYYLAAYMFMNLGAFAVIAVLSSDREEGAQVAAFRGLAQRRPVLAAAMSFFLLALAGFPPTAGFLGKILILSANVNAGYAWLAALLIAGTAISLYAYFKVIRVMYDPHDHPVQTVRARAPLAYAAVALCALFVLAMTFYPLTPSNVLPLVR; encoded by the coding sequence ATGCCGAACTTCATCGCGCACGAGGATTGGCTGGCCGTTCTTCCGCTGTTGATGGTGGGCGCCGGTGCGCTGGCGGTACTGCTCGTCGACTTGATCTGGCCAAAGAACGCCCCGCGCTTCGTTTCGATCGCGATCGGCATGGCCGTGCTGGTCGCGGCCGGCGCGTTTGCGGCCACGACCTACGGACACAACTATAATGCGTTCAACGGCGGATTCGTGCTGGGCGGATTCGCGGTTGTCTTCGAAGAGATCATCGTGTTCGCGGCGATCGTTTCGCTGGCGCTCTACGGTACGTTCGGCAAGTCCGATCGCATGGCTGGAGTAACTGCGTTAATGCTCTGGAGCACCAGCGGCGCGATGCTGATGGCCGGAGCGGCTAACCTTATGACGATCTTCCTCGGCTTGGAACTGCTTTCGCTGGCGCTCTATTGCCTTTGCGGTTTGGCCGATCGTCCGACGTCGCAAGAATCCGCGCTCAAATATTTGATCCTCTCGTCAACCGCCTCCGGCTTCTTGTTGTTCGGCATGGCGCTGCTTTTTGGCGCAACCGGAAGCGTCACGCTCGCCAGTCTTGCCGCGCCGAGTTTGGTTTCCAATCCGCTGTATTGGTTGGGCGGTGGTTTCTTTTTAGCCGGCATTGCCTTCAAGCTGAGTTTGATGCCCTTCCACGTGTGGTCGCCCGACGTGTACGAAGGCGCGCCGCTTCCGGTTACCGCGTTCATGAGCGTGGTCACCAAAGCTGGGGCGCTCGCCGTGTTTGCGCGCTTCGCTTACGCGTTGCCCGCGGGCCACAAGATGCTGCTGCCGTTTTTTGTGATCGCCGGCATTTCGATGATCGGCGGAAACCTGGCGATGCTCGCGCAGACCGATCTCAAACGATTGCTGGCTTATTCGGGAATCGCGCAGGCCGGCTACATGGTGGCTGCGCTCGCGGGTGCATCAGCACTCGGCATGCGTTATGCCATTTACTATTTGGCCGCGTACATGTTCATGAATCTGGGCGCGTTCGCGGTTATCGCGGTGCTCTCGAGCGACCGCGAAGAGGGCGCGCAAGTCGCGGCATTCCGCGGCCTGGCTCAGCGGCGGCCGGTCCTGGCAGCGGCGATGAGTTTCTTCTTGCTGGCGCTGGCCGGCTTTCCGCCGACGGCCGGCTTCCTGGGCAAAATTCTGATCCTCTCTGCCAACGTGAACGCGGGGTACGCTTGGCTTGCCGCCCTGCTTATCGCGGGCACGGCCATCTCGCTCTACGCGTACTTCAAGGTCATCCGGGTGATGTACGACCCGCACGACCACCCCGTCCAGACGGTGCGGGCGCGCGCTCCGCTCGCCTACGCCGCCGTGGCCCTGTGCGCGCTGTTCGTGCTGGCCATGACTTTCTATCCGCTGACGCCAAGCAACGTATTGCCGTTGGTGAGATAG
- the nuoL gene encoding NADH-quinone oxidoreductase subunit L, with product MTLLLIWLLPLAAAIVNWTFGPQLKRMAGIIGSAAVGLSFVAALAEWNAATGAGAHQHLFSWMAGFDFGLLLDPLSLIWTLIITGVGFLILFYSIGYMWSDPAIARFFAYMNFFVFAMLTLVLSDNFVGLLVGWGLVGLASYFLIGFWFYKPTAVAAARKAFVINVVGDVGMMFAIFMIFAKIGSLSFASVFSNVGALDGWLVWVCVFLFIGAAAKSAQIPLHTWLPDAMEGPTPVSALIHAATMVTAGVYLVARCWPLWSASHEAQMLVGTIGGLTALAGALLGMAQWDIKRILAYSTMSQIGYMIMGVGVTAYQAGVAHFFTHAFFKACLFLGAGIVIHQLADEQDIRRMGGMRTRAPVAFWAMFASVLAISGFPGFSGFFSKDAVVYGALEHGHPWLYAAGIITAGITAYYMFRLFFVTFFGTYRGGTATAHDEHDAPHAPSWIMAAPVAILGVFAVIAGYVMAGSNSLWSRLFAQTFPKENLPPVAISELWTTVILFAVMAAGIAIAYLRYATPAALADAPARLQLESERLPAPLVKLFYFDEIIDWLVVKPSQALGRFFGSWFDPDFIDGAVRGVVGASLDLANVVRGVQTGLLRSYALVVVLGAAAFAIYYALQGAVH from the coding sequence ATGACGCTGCTCCTCATCTGGCTCTTGCCGTTGGCCGCCGCGATCGTGAACTGGACCTTCGGGCCGCAGCTCAAACGGATGGCCGGAATTATCGGCAGCGCCGCGGTTGGTTTATCGTTTGTGGCGGCGCTGGCGGAGTGGAATGCAGCAACGGGTGCCGGCGCGCATCAACACCTGTTTTCGTGGATGGCCGGGTTTGATTTCGGATTGCTATTGGACCCGCTCTCGCTGATTTGGACGCTGATCATCACCGGAGTCGGTTTCCTCATTCTGTTTTACTCGATCGGCTATATGTGGTCTGACCCGGCTATCGCGCGATTCTTCGCCTACATGAATTTCTTTGTTTTCGCGATGTTGACGCTCGTGCTGTCGGACAACTTCGTCGGCTTGCTCGTGGGCTGGGGACTGGTCGGACTAGCGTCCTACTTCCTGATCGGTTTCTGGTTCTATAAGCCGACGGCTGTCGCAGCCGCGCGCAAGGCCTTCGTCATCAACGTCGTCGGCGACGTCGGCATGATGTTCGCCATCTTCATGATATTCGCGAAGATCGGATCGCTCTCGTTCGCCAGCGTCTTTAGCAACGTTGGCGCGCTCGATGGTTGGCTCGTCTGGGTATGCGTATTTCTCTTTATCGGCGCGGCTGCAAAATCGGCGCAGATTCCGCTGCACACGTGGTTGCCCGACGCGATGGAAGGTCCGACGCCCGTTTCAGCGCTGATCCACGCGGCCACCATGGTGACCGCCGGTGTCTATCTGGTGGCGCGTTGCTGGCCACTGTGGAGCGCCTCACACGAAGCGCAGATGCTCGTCGGAACGATCGGCGGCTTAACCGCGCTCGCCGGCGCGCTGCTCGGCATGGCGCAATGGGACATCAAACGGATTCTGGCCTATTCGACCATGTCGCAGATCGGCTACATGATTATGGGCGTCGGCGTCACCGCATATCAAGCCGGCGTCGCGCATTTCTTCACGCACGCGTTCTTTAAAGCGTGCCTGTTCTTGGGCGCCGGCATCGTGATCCATCAGCTCGCGGACGAGCAAGACATCCGGCGCATGGGCGGCATGCGTACGCGCGCTCCGGTGGCATTTTGGGCGATGTTCGCCTCCGTGCTGGCGATTAGCGGATTCCCGGGCTTCTCCGGATTCTTCAGCAAGGACGCGGTAGTATACGGCGCGCTCGAGCACGGACATCCGTGGCTGTACGCGGCCGGCATCATTACGGCCGGAATTACCGCCTACTACATGTTCCGGCTGTTCTTCGTGACGTTTTTCGGAACGTATCGCGGCGGAACGGCAACAGCGCACGACGAGCATGACGCACCGCACGCGCCGTCGTGGATCATGGCCGCGCCAGTTGCAATTCTCGGCGTCTTTGCGGTGATTGCGGGCTACGTGATGGCCGGCTCGAACTCGCTGTGGTCGCGCCTCTTCGCGCAGACATTTCCTAAAGAGAACCTGCCGCCGGTTGCGATCAGTGAATTGTGGACGACCGTCATCCTCTTCGCCGTAATGGCTGCCGGTATCGCGATCGCGTATCTGCGTTACGCCACGCCGGCGGCGCTTGCCGATGCGCCCGCACGGCTCCAGCTCGAATCGGAACGCCTGCCCGCTCCGCTCGTGAAACTCTTTTACTTCGATGAAATCATCGACTGGCTCGTTGTGAAGCCATCGCAGGCGCTCGGACGATTCTTCGGCAGCTGGTTCGATCCCGATTTCATCGACGGCGCGGTGCGCGGCGTCGTCGGCGCCAGCCTCGACCTCGCCAACGTCGTTCGCGGCGTGCAAACCGGGCTATTGCGATCGTACGCGCTGGTTGTCGTTCTCGGCGCCGCCGCGTTTGCGATCTACTATGCGCTGCAAGGGGCCGTGCACTGA
- the nuoH gene encoding NADH-quinone oxidoreductase subunit NuoH, with protein sequence MNQWLTPQAGIWWVVLVKCAVLLLVVITTFAYAMLFERKIIGWMQLRPGPNRVGPWGLLQPAVDALKLMLKEDLTPKTADPLIYRLAPFISLVTAFAVYAVIPFAQPAPGNVWAVGDVNAGILVILAMTSIGVYGISLGGWASGSKYPLLGSVRSTAQLISYELAMAISLIGVLILAGTTSLVGIVNGQAKLWYFIPQFVGFVIYIITAVAETNRAPFDLVEADAELVGGFNTEYSGLRFGLFFIAEYINMLTVSCIATLLFLGGWNAIGGLTFIPGIVWFLVKVAFFMFVYIWLRATFPRIRYDRLMAFGWKVLLPVATLNLVVTAFIVAVRG encoded by the coding sequence GTGAATCAGTGGCTGACGCCGCAAGCCGGCATTTGGTGGGTCGTGCTGGTGAAGTGCGCCGTGCTGCTCTTGGTCGTCATCACGACGTTTGCATACGCGATGCTCTTCGAGCGAAAGATTATCGGTTGGATGCAGCTCCGGCCCGGTCCGAATCGCGTCGGGCCGTGGGGCTTGCTGCAGCCCGCGGTCGATGCGCTGAAGCTGATGCTCAAAGAAGATCTGACGCCGAAGACCGCGGATCCGCTGATCTATCGCCTGGCTCCGTTCATCTCGCTCGTCACGGCGTTTGCAGTCTACGCGGTAATTCCATTCGCGCAACCCGCGCCCGGAAACGTGTGGGCTGTCGGCGACGTCAATGCCGGCATTCTGGTGATTCTCGCGATGACCTCGATCGGCGTTTACGGTATCTCGCTCGGCGGCTGGGCGTCTGGTTCGAAATATCCGCTGCTCGGGAGCGTGCGTTCGACGGCGCAGTTGATCAGCTACGAGCTCGCGATGGCCATATCGCTGATCGGTGTGCTGATTCTGGCCGGAACGACGTCGCTGGTCGGCATCGTGAACGGCCAAGCAAAGCTGTGGTACTTCATTCCGCAGTTCGTCGGATTCGTGATCTACATCATCACCGCGGTCGCCGAAACCAATCGCGCCCCGTTCGACCTGGTTGAGGCCGATGCAGAACTCGTCGGCGGGTTCAACACGGAATACTCCGGTTTACGTTTCGGTTTGTTCTTCATCGCCGAGTACATCAACATGCTGACGGTCTCGTGCATCGCGACGCTATTGTTTTTGGGCGGTTGGAACGCCATTGGCGGGTTGACCTTCATTCCGGGCATCGTCTGGTTCTTGGTGAAAGTGGCGTTCTTTATGTTCGTTTATATTTGGCTGCGCGCTACGTTCCCGCGGATCCGGTACGATCGCCTGATGGCGTTCGGATGGAAAGTGCTGCTGCCGGTCGCAACGCTGAATCTGGTCGTGACGGCCTTCATCGTGGCGGTGCGCGGATGA
- the nuoI gene encoding NADH-quinone oxidoreductase subunit NuoI encodes MRRKNLYNVGALIAGMVVTFKFMFKRKPTIQYPSRKKKHAPRFHGLHELRRYGDGKERCIGCELCSSVCPANAITVIGAENAPGDRRSPGERYAARYEIDELRCIFCGMCEEACPTDAIVLTPRFEMSDYRRGSFIYSKDRLLVPPEAGVGMAPDDRPNGIPADLGRVAEIKSTVETDEGYDATWRGTILKTQTKGLAP; translated from the coding sequence ATGAGGCGCAAGAATCTCTACAACGTCGGCGCGCTGATTGCCGGCATGGTCGTGACCTTCAAGTTCATGTTCAAACGCAAGCCGACGATTCAGTATCCGTCGCGAAAGAAGAAGCACGCGCCACGCTTTCACGGCTTGCACGAACTCCGGCGTTACGGCGATGGCAAAGAGCGTTGCATCGGCTGCGAACTCTGTTCGAGCGTTTGCCCGGCGAATGCGATCACCGTAATCGGCGCGGAAAATGCGCCCGGCGACCGCCGCTCTCCCGGTGAGCGGTACGCCGCGCGGTATGAAATCGACGAGCTGCGCTGTATCTTTTGCGGAATGTGCGAAGAAGCGTGTCCGACCGACGCGATCGTGCTCACGCCGCGCTTCGAGATGTCGGATTATCGCCGCGGTTCGTTCATCTACTCCAAAGATCGCCTGCTCGTTCCGCCCGAAGCCGGCGTCGGCATGGCGCCGGACGATCGGCCGAACGGCATTCCGGCCGATCTCGGACGCGTCGCGGAGATCAAGTCAACCGTCGAAACGGATGAAGGCTACGACGCTACGTGGCGCGGCACGATTCTCAAGACGCAGACCAAGGGTTTGGCCCCGTGA
- a CDS encoding NADH-quinone oxidoreductase subunit J, protein MTVAFWILAVLLVASAMWVITAEKPVHSVAGLLVHFCFLAIMYFMLSAEFLAVIQLIVYSGAILMLFVFVIALLSSGVAPFTLGPDRLPKMAAPATLIIAVMLGFVGYGISRAPTVVPVIHGVAAGPVGAAGVFGSVADFGFALFTANLLPFEITAFILMVAVIGVILLAGDFAPYVPTRRRARIVEREMREAIVRGGEE, encoded by the coding sequence GTGACGGTTGCGTTTTGGATCTTGGCGGTGCTGCTCGTCGCTTCGGCGATGTGGGTGATTACGGCGGAGAAGCCGGTGCATAGCGTTGCCGGCTTGCTCGTCCATTTTTGTTTTCTGGCCATCATGTACTTCATGCTGTCGGCCGAGTTCTTGGCGGTGATACAGCTCATCGTTTATAGCGGCGCGATTCTGATGCTCTTCGTCTTCGTGATCGCGCTGCTGTCGAGCGGCGTCGCGCCGTTCACGCTCGGTCCCGATCGCCTGCCGAAGATGGCTGCGCCGGCCACGCTTATTATCGCGGTTATGCTGGGCTTTGTCGGGTACGGCATCTCACGTGCGCCCACGGTCGTGCCTGTCATTCACGGAGTGGCGGCCGGCCCCGTCGGTGCTGCCGGTGTTTTCGGTTCGGTGGCCGATTTCGGCTTCGCGCTGTTCACGGCAAATCTGCTGCCGTTTGAAATCACGGCCTTCATTCTTATGGTGGCCGTTATCGGCGTCATCTTGCTCGCCGGCGACTTTGCCCCGTACGTTCCGACCCGGCGGCGTGCGCGGATTGTCGAACGCGAGATGCGCGAAGCGATCGTGCGCGGGGGCGAAGAGTAA